In the Nicotiana tabacum cultivar K326 chromosome 16, ASM71507v2, whole genome shotgun sequence genome, one interval contains:
- the LOC107803632 gene encoding pentatricopeptide repeat-containing protein At5g08305: protein MLNAAVSSNPATVTQKFVTFLEKCKSISEFKKLHALLITIGISKETQFNSRILNFTALSDSSNIGYAHNIFLQTENPTIFDYNTLIRGYSNSKNPCKSLSLFVEMLQNEVVPDHFTYPFVVKSLAKLSDVRIGRSVHCCILKTGFDDDLYISNSLIHMYGSCGDVLCARKMFDEMPVKNLVSWNSMLDGYGKCGDVVSMREVFDSMMERDVVSWSSLIDGYVKDGEYAEALAVFEKMRVEGPKANEVTMVSVLGACAHLGALEQGRAMHRYVVENRLPMTLVLRTSLVDMYAKCGEVEEALVVFREGLGRKTDVLIWNSMIGGLATHGLVTESLELYKEMQVLKVRPDEITYLCLLCACAHGGLVKEAWRFFDALGKDGMTAKCEHYACMMDVLARAGRLTEAYQFLCKMPMEPTASMLGALLNGCINHGKLDLAEKVGKKLIELEPLHDGRYVGLSNVYALKKRWDEAKAMREAMDTRGVKKIPGFSVVEIYGSLHRFIAHDKAHPESDQIYMILEFVLWQMKLDKDCEEQEQLFM, encoded by the coding sequence ATGTTGAATGCTGCAGTGTCTTCAAATCCCGCCACTGTAACACAAAAATTCGTAACCTTTCTGGAAAAATGCAAATCAATTTCAGAGTTCAAGAAACTCCACGCCTTGTTAATAACCATTGGCATTTCCAAAGAAACCCAATTCAATTCAAGAATCCTTAATTTCACAGCACTATCTGATTCCTCAAACATAGGATATGCTCATAATATTTTCCTACAAACTGAAAACCCAACAATCTTTGATTACAATACTCTAATAAGGGGTTATTCTAACAGCAAAAACCCATGTAAATCTTTGTCATTATTTGTTGAAATGTTGCAAAATGAGGTTGTCCCTGACCACTTTACATACCCTTTTGTTGTTAAGTCATTGGCTAAGTTGTCTGATGTTAGAATCGGTAGGAGTGTTCATTGTTGTATTTTGAAAACTGGGTTTGATGATGACTTGTATATTTCGAATTCTTTGATACATATGTATGGTTCTTGTGGTGATGTATTGTGTGCGAGGaagatgtttgatgaaatgcCTGTGAAGAATTTGGTTTCGTGGAATTCGATGTTGGATGGATATGGGAAATGTGGGGATGTTGTTTCGATGAGGGAGGTGTTTGATTCGATGATGGAGAGAGACGTTGTGTCGTGGAGCTCTTTGATTGATGGGTATGTTAAGGATGGGGAATATGCTGAGGCATTGGCGGTGTTTGAGAAAATGAGAGTGGAAGGACCGAAAGCAAATGAGGTGACCATGGTGAGTGTTTTGGGTGCTTGTGCTCACTTGGGTGCGCTTGAGCAAGGGAGGGCGATGCACCGCTACGTGGTTGAGAATAGGTTGCCTATGACTTTAGTGTTGAGGACGTCGCTCGTTGATATGTATGCTAAATGCGGTGAGGTAGAGGAGGCTTTGGTTGTGTTTCGAGAGGGTTTAGGGAGAAAAACCGATGTCTTGATTTGGAATTCCATGATTGGAGGTTTGGCAACACACGGTCTGGTTACTGAGTCTCTCGAGTTGTACAAGGAAATGCAGGTTTTAAAAGTTAGACCAGATGAGATTACATACTTGTGTCTTTTATGCGCTTGTGCTCATGGCGGACTAGTAAAGGAAGCTTGGCGTTTCTTTGATGCTCTGGGTAAAGATGGCATGACAGCAAAATGTGAGCATTATGCCTGCATGATGGATGTATTAGCACGTGCAGGTCGTTTAACAGAAGCTTACCAGTTTCTCTGTAAAATGCCTATGGAACCAACTGCTTCCATGTTAGGTGCGTTACTTAATGGCTGTATCAATCATGGAAAGTTAGATCTTGCAGAAAAAGTAGGGAAAAAGCTTATTGAATTGGAGCCATTACATGATGGTAGATATGTTGGGCTATCAAATGTGTATGCGCTTAAAAAGCGCTGGGATGAAGCTAAAGCGATGAGAGAAGCCATGGATACCCGGGGAGTGAAGAAAATTCCTGGTTTCAGTGTTGTGGAGATCTATGGATCTCTTCACAGATTCATAGCTCATGATAAAGCACACCCTGAATCGGATCAAATCTACATGATTCTAGAGTTTGTTTTGTGGCAAATGAAGCTAGATAAAGATTGTGAAGAGCAAGAACAATTGTTTATGTGA
- the LOC107803635 gene encoding putative pentatricopeptide repeat-containing protein At5g08310, mitochondrial: protein MAAFCRIKRSHFLFSRSLKQFLNLYTQNNNTQIQNPFIKYNLFQFSSTPTCQKPQNFLPPLSLEDSRIVDKLVHVFTERLDTSKSEELDELGPKITTLIVEFVLKRLKSWRIAQLFYNWAKNQSGFSHSCHTFNLMAECLSAARQIDSMRMLVNDVIKCQCYFTPRALGFFIRCLSNQGLVKEANELFDHMQKSGLCVPNSFSYNCLLDAISKGGDVGLIELRLKEMNSYGWQLDKYALTPTLRCYCNAGMFENALVVFNEMREKELVDAHVLSILLVSFSKWGKVDKAFELVERIEDLNISLNEKTCFVLIHGFVREGRTDKALQLLDKMRKMGFVLDISIYGVLIEELSRNSEIEKAMQLYEEMNDSGVRPDIKILTDLMSCVRDERDMIRIVEERYESLELKDRMLLYNSVLKGLINNGSTDKAYRLLCASTGLESGGDFNKDNPFSMKELVCPNTISFEIVIDGLCRADRLEMALSLFRDMDHIGCKRSVLLYNNLIDYLSRSARLDECYELLNEMKQSEFRPTHYTYNSIFGCLCRQGDDAGALALVREMRVHGHQPWIKYYTLLMQKLCKDGQAVKASNFLADMVQEGFLPDVVGYSAVIDGLIKIKQLDKALDLFKEICARGHCPDVVAYNIMINGLSKAKRVLEAQGLVDEMMDKGLIPSVVTYNSLIDGWCKNGDIDRAIVNLTRMTEKEREPNVITYTTLIDGLCNAGKPNDAMRLLVEMESKGCLPSRVTFMALVSGLCKCGKPDIALTYLQEMERKEMKPDPYVYIVIIKAFINNLNPKEAFNVLEKVVHDESLQDLNGKDLSTLKEAILSLLADPRTSSNVKILLEEGHFTALCSISEIG, encoded by the coding sequence ATGGCTGCTTTCTGTAGAATCAAAAGATCCCATTTTCTTTTCTCCAGATCACTCAAACAATTCCTCAACCTATATACTCAGAACAACAACACTCAAATTCAAAACCCATTTATAAAATACaatctttttcaattttcttcaaCACCGACTTGCCAAAAACCTCAAAATTTTCTCCCCCCACTTTCTCTAGAAGATTCCAGAATCGTTGATAAACTTGTACACGTATTCACTGAGCGCCTTGATACATCAAAAAGCGAAGAACTTGATGAGTTGGGTCCAAAGATTACAactttaattgttgaatttgttCTTAAAAGGCTCAAAAGTTGGAGAATAGCTCAATTGTTTTATAATTGGGCTAAGAATCAAAGTGGTTTTAGTCATAGTTGTCATACATTTAATTTAATGGCCGAGTGTCTATCAGCTGCTCGACAAATTGACTCAATGAGAATGTTGGTTAATGATGTGATTAAATGTCAGTGTTATTTTACTCCACGTGCTTTGGGTTTCTTTATTAGGTGTTTGAGTAATCAAGGGTTGGTTAAAGAGGCTAATGAATTGTTTGATCATATGCAAAAATCGGGTCTTTGTGTTCCGAATAGTTTTAGTTATAACTGCTTGTTAGATGCTATATCTAAGGGTGGTGATGTTGGTTTAATTGAGCTGAGATTGAAGGAGATGAATAGCTATGGGTGGCAGCTTGATAAGTATGCTCTGACACCTACTTTGCGGTGTTACTGCAATGCGGGGATGTTTGAAAATGCGTTGGTTGTTTTTAATGAGATGCGCGAGAAAGAATTGGTTGATGCACATGTTTTGTCGATCTTGTTGGTTTCCTTTAGCAAGTGGGGCAAGGTGGATAAGGCGTTTGAGTTGGTTGAGAGGATAGAAGATCTCAATATTAGCTTAAATGAAAAGACATGTTTTGTTCTGATTCATGGTTTTGTGAGGGAAGGCAGAACAGATAAAGCGTTGCAACTGTTGGATAAAATGAGGAAAATGGGCTTTGTGCTGGACATTTCTATTTATGGTGTGTTAATAGAAGAGTTGTCTAGGAATAGTGAGATTGAGAAAGCTATGCAGCTGTACGAGGAAATGAATGATTCAGGTGTCCGTCCTGATATTAAAATACTTACTGACCTTATGTCTTGTGTGCGTGATGAAAGAGATATGATCCGAATAGTTGAGGAGAGGTATGAGAGTCTTGAACTGAAAGATAGGATGCTGTTGTATAATTCTGTCCTGAAAGGACTTATTAACAATGGTTCAACTGATAAAGCATATCGTCTACTTTGTGCATCAACGGGTCTTGAATCTGGTGGTGATTTTAACAAGGACAATCCTTTTTCCATGAAGGAACTTGTTTGTCCTAATACTATTTCGTTTGAAATAGTTATTGATGGTTTGTGTCGGGCGGATAGGTTGGAAATGGCTCTCAGCCTGTTTAGAGATATGGACCATATTGGTTGTAAACGCAGTGTGCTACTTTAcaataatttaattgattatttgagtaGGTCTGCTAGACTTGATGAATGCTATGAGCTTTTGAATGAGATGAAACAATCAGAATTTCGGCCAACACATTACACATACAACTCAATTTTTGGATGCTTATGTAGGCAAGGGGATGATGCGGGCGCCCTTGCTCTGGTGAGGGAGATGCGTGTGCATGGGCATCAACCTTGGATAAAATATTACACGCTGCTCATGCAGAAACTCTGCAAAGATGGGCAAGCAGTCAAAGCTTCTAACTTTCTTGCTGACATGGTTCAAGAAGGATTTCTGCCTGATGTAGTTGGTTATTCGGCAGTCATAGATGGTCTTATTAAGATTAAACAGTTGGATAAAGCATTGGATCTCTTCAAAGAGATCTGTGCTCGGGGTCACTGCCCCGATGTAGTTGCTTATAACATAATGATAAATGGCCTATCTAAGGCCAAAAGAGTACTTGAAGCCCAGGGTCTTGTTGATGAAATGATGGATAAGGGGCTAATTCCATCAGTTGTTACCTACAACTCACTGATTGATGGGTGGTGCAAAAATGGTGATATAGATCGGGCCATTGTAAATCTCACTAGGATGACCGAAAAAGAACGGGAGCCCAATGTCATTACTTACACCACTCTAATAGATGGGTTATGCAATGCTGGCAAACCAAATGATGCTATGAGGCTTTTGGTCGAAATGGAGTCAAAGGGTTGCCTTCCAAGTAGAGTAACTTTTATGGCTCTCGTTAGTGGTCTGTGCAAGTGTGGAAAGCCAGATATTGCGCTGACTTATCTGCAGGAAATGGAGAGGAAGGAGATGAAACCTGATCCATATGTCTACATAGTGATAATAAAAGCTTTTATAAACAATTTGAATCCTAAAGAAGCTTTTAATGTACTAGAAAAGGTGGTCCATGATGAGTCTCTTCAAGATTTAAATGGTAAGGATCTTTCTACTCTTAAAGAGGCAATACTTTCCCTGTTAGCAGATCCAAGGACTTCCTCAAATGTGAAAATCCTGTTGGAGGAGGGTCATTTTACAGCACTTTGTAGCATCTCTGAAATCGGTTGA
- the LOC107803633 gene encoding thioredoxin-like protein YLS8 isoform X1, with amino-acid sequence MIGMILACRWLISLEYKSCEWNLRRALHMFPFSHTLRLSAQGVCLPKHNTNNMHLSFRTLALMDEVLASVAETIKNFAVIYLVDITEVPDFNTMYELYDPSTVMFFFRNKHIMIDLGTGNNNKINWALKDKQEFIDIVETVYRGARKGRGLVIAPKDYSTKYRY; translated from the exons ATGATTGGGATGATACTTGCATGCAG gtggctaataagtttggaaTATAAGTCCTGTGAATGGAACTTGAGGCGTGCTTTACATATGTTTCCCTTctcccatactctccgcctttctgctcaaggtgTCTGTCTTCCcaaacataacacaaataacATGCACTTGAGTTTTAGGACCTTGGCCCTG ATGGACGAGGTGCTGGCTTCAGTTGCAGAGACAATAAAGAACTTTGCTGTGATTTACCTGGTAGACATCACCGAGGTCCCTGATTTTAACACGATGTACGAATTGTATGATCCGTCCACTGTTATGTTCTTCTTCAGGAACAAGCACATTATGATTGATCTTGGCACCGGGAACAATAACAAGATCAATTGGGCGCTTAAGGATAAACAGGAATTCATCGACATTGTTGAGACAGTGTATCGTGGTGCAAGAAAGGGTCGTGGTCTAGTTATTGCACCTAAAGATTACTCTACCAAGTACCGCTATTAA
- the LOC107803633 gene encoding thioredoxin-like protein YLS8 isoform X2 yields the protein MSYLLPHLHSGWAVDQAILAEEERLVIIRFGHDWDDTCMQMDEVLASVAETIKNFAVIYLVDITEVPDFNTMYELYDPSTVMFFFRNKHIMIDLGTGNNNKINWALKDKQEFIDIVETVYRGARKGRGLVIAPKDYSTKYRY from the exons ATGTCGTACTTGTTGCCACATCTTCACTCAGGGTGGGCAGTGGATCAAGCTATTCTTGCTGAAGAGGAACGCCTTGTCATCATTCGTTTTGGCCATGATTGGGATGATACTTGCATGCAG ATGGACGAGGTGCTGGCTTCAGTTGCAGAGACAATAAAGAACTTTGCTGTGATTTACCTGGTAGACATCACCGAGGTCCCTGATTTTAACACGATGTACGAATTGTATGATCCGTCCACTGTTATGTTCTTCTTCAGGAACAAGCACATTATGATTGATCTTGGCACCGGGAACAATAACAAGATCAATTGGGCGCTTAAGGATAAACAGGAATTCATCGACATTGTTGAGACAGTGTATCGTGGTGCAAGAAAGGGTCGTGGTCTAGTTATTGCACCTAAAGATTACTCTACCAAGTACCGCTATTAA